Proteins co-encoded in one Campylobacter ornithocola genomic window:
- a CDS encoding glycosyl transferase family 90 produces MADSRLMMNIKGIVKSFIPRKIYQNQLQNILKEILKSKNIDNIISRLNYYNLQNNFFDIKKNENCEKIGKFPFRKTSYAYDAYAISKYFNDDFLWIKGFGDISYNLKYPSIAKSRPIENGFNNIILKLDKNRHFDFIQDKNQFEDKKDLLFFRGAIYQPHRIKFFEKYFDNPRCDIAHVGGRKIQAEKWIKNLNFKISRAYQTQFKFLLSLEGNDVASNLKWAMKTNSLVLAPKMRYETWFMEGKLVSNEHFALIDDAYENVEALLDYYLTNPHRAKEIIQNAHNYIEQFLDERIEFYIGILVLAKYFYYSNQLDLPKDIIDLFD; encoded by the coding sequence ATGGCAGATTCTAGATTGATGATGAATATTAAAGGTATAGTTAAAAGTTTTATACCTAGAAAAATTTATCAAAATCAATTACAAAATATTTTAAAAGAAATTTTAAAATCAAAAAATATAGATAATATTATTTCTCGTTTAAATTATTACAATCTGCAAAATAATTTTTTTGATATAAAAAAAAATGAAAATTGTGAAAAAATAGGAAAATTCCCTTTTAGAAAAACTTCTTATGCTTATGATGCTTATGCAATTAGTAAGTATTTTAATGATGATTTTTTATGGATTAAAGGTTTTGGAGATATTAGTTATAACCTTAAATATCCGAGTATAGCTAAATCAAGACCTATTGAAAATGGTTTTAATAATATCATTTTAAAATTAGATAAAAATAGACATTTTGATTTTATACAAGATAAAAATCAATTTGAAGATAAAAAAGACCTACTTTTTTTTAGAGGTGCGATTTATCAACCACATCGTATTAAATTTTTTGAAAAGTATTTTGATAATCCTCGTTGCGATATTGCTCATGTTGGTGGTAGAAAAATTCAAGCTGAAAAGTGGATTAAAAATTTAAATTTTAAAATCAGCAGAGCTTACCAAACTCAGTTTAAATTTTTACTTTCATTAGAAGGTAATGATGTAGCAAGCAATTTAAAGTGGGCTATGAAAACAAATTCTTTAGTTTTAGCACCAAAAATGCGTTATGAAACTTGGTTTATGGAAGGAAAGTTGGTTTCAAATGAGCATTTTGCTTTAATTGATGATGCTTATGAAAATGTAGAAGCTTTACTTGATTATTACCTAACTAATCCACATAGAGCAAAAGAAATCATTCAAAATGCTCATAATTACATAGAGCAATTTTTAGATGAAAGGATAGAATTTTATATAGGGATTTTAGTTTTGGCTAAGTATTTTTATTATTCTAATCAGCTTGATTTGCCAAAAGATATTATTGATTTATTTGATTAA
- a CDS encoding aminotransferase class IV, with the protein MQEKEIVFLNDEFIKASEAKVSVFDRGFIFGDGIYEVVPVVNAKIADKEEFWERFERSLTQIELQIPYTKEEFESILEQLIIKNSLKEGGLYMQVTRGVASRNFALLKGLKPTIMAFAFECSVIDHEFAKNGVSIISTADLRWKRRDIKSISLLAQCLAKEEAIKAKVFEAFMIENTLVTEASSSSAFIIKDKTLITKPFSNEILPGIRRKNILKFAKELGLKIDQRAFSMKEVYEADEVFISAATFLVLGVIKADSKIINDGKVGFYTQKLREKYIEKVQKEVF; encoded by the coding sequence ATGCAAGAAAAGGAAATTGTGTTTTTAAATGATGAATTTATAAAAGCTAGTGAAGCTAAAGTGAGTGTTTTTGATAGAGGCTTTATCTTTGGAGATGGAATTTATGAAGTAGTTCCTGTGGTAAATGCAAAAATAGCTGATAAAGAAGAATTTTGGGAACGTTTTGAGCGTAGTTTGACACAAATTGAACTACAAATTCCATATACAAAAGAAGAATTTGAAAGTATTTTAGAGCAATTAATCATTAAAAACTCACTTAAAGAAGGTGGACTTTATATGCAAGTTACTAGAGGAGTTGCTAGTAGAAATTTTGCTCTTTTAAAAGGTTTAAAGCCTACTATTATGGCTTTTGCTTTTGAATGTAGTGTGATTGATCATGAGTTTGCTAAAAATGGAGTAAGTATTATTTCTACAGCTGATTTAAGATGGAAAAGAAGAGATATAAAATCAATTTCTTTATTAGCTCAATGTCTTGCAAAAGAAGAAGCTATAAAGGCTAAGGTTTTTGAAGCTTTTATGATAGAAAATACTTTAGTAACTGAAGCTTCTAGTAGCTCAGCTTTTATCATAAAAGATAAAACTTTAATTACTAAACCATTTTCAAATGAAATTTTACCAGGTATTCGCCGTAAAAATATCTTAAAATTTGCAAAAGAACTAGGTCTTAAAATCGATCAAAGAGCTTTTAGTATGAAAGAAGTATATGAGGCTGATGAGGTTTTTATTTCCGCGGCTACTTTTTTGGTTTTGGGTGTTATAAAAGCAGATAGTAAGATAATTAATGATGGCAAGGTAGGTTTTTATACTCAAAAACTAAGAGAAAAATATATAGAAAAAGTACAAAAAGAGGTTTTTTAA
- the rsmH gene encoding 16S rRNA (cytosine(1402)-N(4))-methyltransferase RsmH: MQSPHIPVLLQEVLDTFNDFDNGDFLDCTLGYGGHSKALLQAHEKLKLIACDKDLEALKFSKDFLKKFQDRISFNHMGFKEILTQIPTQNLRGILADIGVSSLQLDKNDRGFSLNSDFLDMRMDQNNPLSAKEVVNSYSKEALEQILKDYGDLAPVASMLAQKIINARSQKEIVSAKELSQIIGNAKLKGRNISLALLVFQALRIEVNDELGELKSLLESIEKANLKNCKLAIISFHSLEDRIVKNTFKRWEKDCICDERAIRCECGKNHSLGKILSKKAISASKEEIGYNSRSSCAKMRIFYFR; the protein is encoded by the coding sequence TTTTTTAGATTGTACTTTGGGCTATGGAGGACATTCTAAGGCATTATTGCAAGCCCATGAAAAACTAAAATTAATTGCTTGTGATAAAGATTTAGAGGCTTTAAAATTTTCTAAAGATTTTCTAAAAAAATTTCAAGATAGAATAAGTTTTAATCACATGGGATTTAAAGAAATTCTAACTCAAATACCTACGCAGAATTTAAGAGGAATTTTAGCTGATATTGGCGTATCTTCCTTGCAGCTTGATAAAAACGACAGAGGATTTTCACTAAATTCTGATTTTTTAGATATGAGAATGGATCAAAACAATCCTTTAAGCGCTAAAGAAGTGGTAAATTCTTATAGCAAGGAAGCTTTAGAACAGATTCTTAAAGATTATGGAGATTTAGCACCGGTTGCTTCAATGCTTGCTCAAAAAATCATCAATGCAAGAAGTCAAAAAGAGATTGTAAGTGCAAAAGAGTTAAGTCAAATTATAGGAAATGCTAAGTTAAAAGGCCGTAATATATCTTTAGCCTTACTTGTATTTCAGGCTTTACGCATAGAAGTAAATGATGAACTTGGTGAATTAAAATCTTTGCTTGAAAGTATAGAAAAAGCAAATTTAAAAAATTGCAAGTTAGCTATTATTAGTTTTCATTCTTTAGAAGATAGGATAGTAAAAAATACTTTTAAAAGATGGGAAAAAGATTGTATTTGCGATGAAAGAGCTATAAGATGTGAATGTGGTAAAAATCATAGTCTTGGTAAAATTTTAAGTAAAAAAGCTATAAGTGCTTCCAAAGAAGAGATAGGTTATAATAGTAGATCAAGTTGTGCAAAAATGAGAATTTTTTATTTTAGGTAA